Part of the Vigna unguiculata cultivar IT97K-499-35 chromosome 3, ASM411807v1, whole genome shotgun sequence genome, aaagaaatattattacaatttttttttgaataataattaattttaataataaaaaataattaattgttataataatcgatttataaattaaaagtgatcGATAACTAGAATAGTCtcaaaaatttataatgatCTCTAAATTTGGAAAATGCCTTTCCGGACGTTTGTTCTGAAACTCTTTTTTATATTCatgaataactattttaaagatattttcaGATCCAGAACTCAGGAGTATATTTCAAAATAGGAATAAAGGTTTCTGGAACACTCATTCCAGAAATTGTTTCTTTCAATTGAATattccaaaatataatttttatttttttgaaaaaagtgCTTTGGAAAGTAATTTCAGATTCAGAAATATCTTTCAGAATACTTACTCTGGaaatttctttcttatattccggattaaatgttgtatttttacatccaaaattttcttttagaatattcagtacaaaatatattaaaaataaggaGGTGTAGTGATTTTTCCTATATTTTTCATTAGAGGTAGTTTGGGGAGTAGCACTTGTATGGAGATGTAGAAAGAAAAacatggaggtgcaggaagaagcaCCTAAAGCTCAATAAACTCTCAACAGtagaaagaaaataaacgaCACACACTATGCAACAAACGAGGTTCAGCCACCACCATATATAATATTGGGGTTGGAAAATGCATTCATGTAAATAATGAATTAGACTTTATAGCTCTAACAATACTGTTCAAAATGTTACGATAAAATAATGAATCTAACATTTGTTTATTAGTTAGTAATGGGAGATGATAATCTATATGTTCCACATAtccataattaaattatttatagaaatttaaaatttacagtaaaaaaaatataatatcataaagaatttaatgtaaaaagaaaaatatttttgtttaaatattacatcataagaAAATcgttaatttataacaaaaacattagttgaaaacaaaaatatccatCAAAATTTCAAGTTTATGGATAAATTATAGATGATAGAAAAAATCATTGATAAAATTCTCGTTGACAAATTTATCAGTGgattagaaaatataattattgaggACCACAAATTCATTAGTAAAAAATCATCGGTAATTTTTGATGATTTAAATCCgtcaataaatatttgttaataattatcaACGCAATTTGGTTGTTGGtgtaaaatttgtcaataaatatCGCAAttgattatttctttttttctttttttttattcttcttgtTCCTCCTCCCCTCCTCACCATCCTCCCCCTGCATTATCGTCATCGTGGTGCCTGTTGCTTTCAattcctcctccttcttctcttaTTACTCTCACCCATCTCCACTTAATGTATGAAAAATCTCATCAGACTTggtaaaaaaattgtcattttcATCGACGGactttttaatgaaaacattggtcggtaataagaaatataaaattacctatgtattttaagatatataattaccaacaaattttactGCCAACGATTAGACCCAAAGTGAGAAATGTGCTGCTACTTTACTGATGAAATTTAATGATGGACAAATGTGGTTAATTAGTAAATCCAACATTTTCATAAAGATATAttcttcacacacacacataaacaCAGACACAGacagacacacacacatagACACTCACACACATAGccataaacacacacacacacacaaacacagaCAGACagacagacacacacacacagaaataGACATagacacacaaacacacacacagacatagacacacacacacacacacagatgcACAGACATAGACATagacacacacagacacaaacacacacaccaaaacacacgcacacacacacacacacacacacacacactcataTTCCCATATTCTAATATGAATAATTTCTTATGGATTATACTTTCTTCTTTGTTTATCAATGTATTGAAAGAATAGAGATGATATTAGTCATACGAATCAATATAGGTTTATCCACCTAAACAAgattatcttaataaaatagTGTAAAGAACACTAATAAGATATTAAGAAATGATGAACCTATTTAATCTAGACCCATTGAGATAAAAAATCTTAATGGAATACTACAAATAGACACTATTCACGAGGTTTAAAATGATCACTTATTTGTCACATGTTTATAGTTCTTAAATTTTGTTGACTTGAGTGTTGAAGTGTTTTTACAAGCACAAGGGACACCCCCTCAAGAGCTCGGTCAAATACACCATAAACGAAAAGAATCATCAAGACAACATAGACGGGACGTGTAGGACACTTATAAAGCTTGTAAGGATATCTCTGTCCTTTTACGTATAGTTTGTACAACAGAATAAGTTGTATAtgtttatctataaattgtatCTTGTACATTGCTTAGGATTCATGCTTTTCGTCTTTAAAAGCCACCCTTTCACCTATATTCACTAGTGCAGGAGAGGGATTTGATCGCGGTTATTTTGaccttttggcttcggtttcACACCTGAGGCATATACTGACGAGGTAAAAAATGATCtatttatgcctcggttatgaaCCGATGCATATGCGAGggttactgcctcggttctggagggaaccgaggcctaatgtgtatcacgaatttaaaaaaaaaaaactttctgaTCCAATAACAGCAAGACACGTGGCCATGATCCTTGTACACGTATATGCACCAACCACAgtgtgccacatcatcatcatcaacattcccccaaatcagaaaccctagccaccATTTAAACCCTAAATGCCGCCAATGTGCCGTCACCACCATCTTCGACCATCGCATCACGCCGAAACAGCTTCACAACACCTCCAGTCATCTCGTCGGCGACACAAAACAGCCTCCCTTCACCACTATATCAAAAGGGAAAATGTTAAACCGCCAACAGCCGAACCACCGTGAGCCAAATCGCACATTCAACACATAGAAGGGTTTCATAATTAGAAAAAGGATAAGCACGTACCAAAAGCGAGATTGAACGACAACAATGGCGACTTTGCAAGCTCTACGACGACGATAATGGTGTGTGATGACAGACCGGTGGTGGAGCAATGAAAGAACCTTTGCGTGCTGCAACGAAACTCCAACGAAGGAATAGTAGCGTTCTACAACGAAACTGGCGTTCGgaaatgaaagagagaaaaaattgtaGTTGCTCGTGCGAAGAAGAAGAACAGTAGCGCGATTTCTTTTTAACCCTAAGAAGACTTATTGCTTCAGTTGATTTTAAATCGAGGCATAAACATATATCTGCCTCGGTTACATACAACCCGAGGCATATTTCACTCGAAAAGCAATTAAATATGCCTCAGTTATAAgagacccgaggcataaacatctatctGTCTCGGTTATAGgagacccgaggcataaacattTATATGCCTCAGTTAGATGtgacccgaggcataaaagccCGCcacttgtttaaaaatatcaaagtagCGGGAAAGATAAAAATTTTTGGGaggtttatgcctcggttctatgtacaaccgagacataaaagttcaagaaaattacaaaagtgcTACCACGTCTTCATATGCCTTGTTTGCGCCTGAACCGATGCATATTGGACGCTGGAAAAAGTTcattctgcactagtgattaAACTTATGTTATTGATTTTAAACTAACATTCGTGGGCTTCACTTATATAATAGGAGTTATATAATAGGAGTTATCTGGCTAGCATTAGGATGACAACCTATGAGTCATGATATGGAAGAAATTTTCAAACTCATCTTTGTTGTCACCATGATGGATAACATGTTTTGGTAAGACTTAAATTGTTACAATAAAGTATTGAGAAAATTGTGTAGATATATGAAAAGATGAAGACCTTGAGTTGTTAAAAATCTTATACAAATGAAAGATGGTGTGCTCAAGCTACATACTTTAAAAGTGTTAGATGGGCTATTTTAAAAAAGGTTTACTCTAAAATTTAGTGTCTTCTTATTAAATGTTAGAAGAGTAAGTCTAATAATTTATGAGATTTCTCTACCTACTTCTCTACCTACATGTCTACTATGTATGTCAACTAAGGAAGTATATACCAAATTTAGATCATATCTTGAAACCTCGTCAAGTTCAAGTAAGAGAAAATTTATCTTTGAAGCTAAAAACTAGTTAAAATGTAGGATAATTGAGTGGtaaaatcatttcattttgGTTAAGGTTTTATAGGAGCTAAAATATCATGATTCTAATTGACAAGTAAAAGAGAagatacaaaaaaatttatccatgtcactacaagaaaattaatattagagTCGGCCAAAAGCCAATACAACTAAAGAAAAACCAACGCCAAAGTGTCGACTTTGCGTATGAAAAGATAGAAACACTCAAAAGGTGGAAGCTAAAATAGTAGCATCGACCACTGCTGACAAACACTAATAATGTGGGCTAACCTGAGACTAACGATAATCTTATTTAGCGTCCACTAAATTGAcaccaatttaaataaaaaaaaatattaaaaataaataaggttaACGCCAACTTAATCCACGTaaaccttatttatttttaattttttttatattaaacgAAGAAGCCAAAATCCATATGGCCAATTTAGACAAAAGATGTAGTGAATTTTTGTTGACCATTGAACATAAAGAGAAGAAATTtgtgtattaaaaatataaggcAAGCATGCACGCTATTGTTCATCTTTAGGCCTCAATCTTTGTCACTTCTGCTTTTGGCTTCTCTTCTTCAACCTTTGCCACCCCACTTTGAGCTTCTTCTGCCTTTGCTTCAGCCTTTACTTCCTCTGTCTTCTGTGCCTCTTTTTCTTTCTGCCAATACAACCTCACAATTATTAATAGGCTAAATTACCGGCttcctatttttatatatatcaagtgtatttaatttagttctttaaataataataacatagttatttaatttttaagtatatcaaaattcaaatcactcataatattattacagtttaaaaataaaacagtttAGAATTAACTGTTAAATTCGTTAGATTTAGATAACCATTTAAATAGTTTAGAAACTACTCATTAAAAACAAAGGCATGATTTGTCGTGAAGGGTAGATTACTAAAAATATTCTCCTTTTTCACAGCATTTAAAGCTAAATAAAAGTGTAGATAACTAAATTGTTATAAAGGGTGTGTCCAAgtcaaaaggaaaagaaaaaaaatcttaaaatgttGACCTATTATTGTGATACCCAATAAATTATTACATCTACttcatattcattatttatttttttatttttttataaatacaaaaaatcatttttactGACTATAATACTCTTGAAAGTGGTGAATTAATTGTCAAGTGGTGTTTTTGGTGTAAACAAATTTGTTTCCTAAAATGTATTATGTTggcttaaataattaaaaacatcggaaaactaaaagaaatatagttaaaaatttaatcaaactGAATTGAAATGTAGAttgaaatttgaagaaaaaatgtgatACCTCATCAAGCAAGGTTCTTAGAGACTTATTCTCTGCGTCAGTTAGGGTTTCCTCAGTCTTGGTGTCAACATTTGCTTCACTCTCCTTATTTTCAAGCTGAACCTCTCGGGTCACAGGCTTAGGAATGTCCAAAGGACCCTCATCGGTCTTAGGATTGCTACCACAGTTTCCCATGTTTAATATTTGGTCGGGAGAATGAACCAAATTTAGGGTTTAGGGAGAATGAATCAAGTTTACTTGATTGTCCTCCCTCTAAATACAGGCTTTCAGAAAGGTTAAAGGATTTTTATTATTGCTAATTCTTCATCAAAAAGGGTTTATAAAGgctcattttcttctttcttttggaTTTCGTGATTGGCTCGCAAAATTTTGAGGAGACCAATGTCCCCTATTACTTTAAATTCCCATGCTTAAGGGTTAATATTTAGCAAATGGTTAATTGTAACCTTTGCAAAATACTTCAAACTCGAAAACCACGGGCCATGGTTGTAGTAAAAAACCTAAAAGAACCACGTCTTTTTCACAATTACATAGAAAGAAACATAGTATGCGGTTTTTGGGTCCTTTTCTAACTTTCTATGTACGTAATATTgtctattaataattattataatactttattttacattattcgATTAATTTAATGACACACCCTTACTCTTCAACACAAGCAGCTCTGGCTTTTCATTCTTACAAGGGTTAAATCCAGTATTGTCTTGTTAAAACTCCTGGTGGATTGCAAAGCAGTGTTGGCACATGAACCACTCAACAAATTTCTCATTCttcaaattaaagtttaatttgggatTATAAATCTTCTATTGATAACTCTGACtggttgatttttttattttaatgattaggtaaataattgtttatgtAAGTAATTGAAACAATGTTTTGTATAGGTCATACAATTATATGTAGGAAGCAATTTTACCTTAATTTGTTGAGCCAAGTCAAAGAACGATGCTAGCAAAATATTAGCTGATATTTTTTAGTATACATctgttctattttatttattatttttttgtgaaatttcaTGTTAATTTCATCCAAAAGAAATAGACACACAAttttatccaataaaaaataattataaaatggaTATATTGAAAATAGACGATGaaattccttttcttttattctcattctctattcttgaTGTGACTTAGTGTGAGTCATTGATTAATGcaccacatttttttattttgaaagaatcAATGACCCACACTAAAACACgtcagaaaataaataaagaatgagAGTCAAAAGATGAGagtcataatataatttttttttaaatattctaatcGAAATATAGATCaactacattttttaa contains:
- the LOC114174869 gene encoding uncharacterized protein LOC114174869, giving the protein MGNCGSNPKTDEGPLDIPKPVTREVQLENKESEANVDTKTEETLTDAENKSLRTLLDEKEKEAQKTEEVKAEAKAEEAQSGVAKVEEEKPKAEVTKIEA